In the Flavobacterium acetivorans genome, one interval contains:
- a CDS encoding phosphoribosylanthranilate isomerase, producing the protein MKLKICGMKYPENILEVGALLPDYMGFIFWEKSARYFDGIIPDLPKSIKKVGVFVNESSSLILEKVEKYNLQAIQLHGHESVEFCLDLKNEIKNLKQVQIEIIKVFSVADDFDFEVLKPFETVCDYFLFDTKGKLPGGNGTPFDWKVLEKYPSNKPFFLSGGIGIAEMGAVNEISKTNLPLYAIDVNSKFEIEPGLKNIQLCKDALQCVSTVIKK; encoded by the coding sequence ATGAAACTCAAAATCTGCGGCATGAAATATCCCGAAAACATTCTCGAAGTAGGCGCGCTCCTACCCGATTATATGGGATTTATATTCTGGGAAAAATCAGCTCGATATTTTGATGGTATAATTCCTGATTTACCAAAATCAATTAAGAAAGTTGGAGTTTTTGTGAACGAAAGCAGCAGCCTAATTTTGGAAAAAGTCGAAAAATATAATTTACAAGCCATACAATTACACGGCCACGAATCAGTTGAATTTTGTTTAGATTTGAAAAATGAAATCAAGAATCTGAAACAAGTTCAGATTGAAATCATAAAAGTATTTTCGGTAGCTGATGATTTTGATTTTGAAGTACTGAAACCGTTTGAAACTGTTTGTGATTATTTTCTTTTTGATACCAAAGGAAAATTACCCGGTGGCAACGGAACCCCTTTTGACTGGAAAGTATTAGAAAAATATCCATCAAACAAACCATTTTTCCTAAGCGGAGGAATTGGAATTGCTGAAATGGGCGCTGTAAATGAAATTTCGAAAACCAATTTACCGCTTTACGCCATTGATGTCAACAGTAAATTTGAAATCGAACCCGGATTAAAAAATATACAATTATGTAAAGACGCACTGCAGTGTGTATCTACAGTTATAAAAAAATAA
- the trpC gene encoding indole-3-glycerol phosphate synthase TrpC: MNILDKIIIDKKQEVILKKSIIPVSQLEASVFFEKKTISLSDNLQNSTSGIIAEHKRRSPSKAEINYSFTVEEVTKGYENAGACGISVLTDGKYFGGSLDDLLLARATVNIPLLRKEFIVDEYQILEAKAHGADLILLIAAVLTRDEIKKLSEFAKSLGLEVLLEVHNQEELEKSIMPTLDMIGVNNRNLKTFEVSLDFSKQLAAQIPNDFVKISESGISSIEAINELKPYGYKGFLIGENFMKTDNAGKAATEFISKLI; the protein is encoded by the coding sequence ATGAATATTTTAGATAAAATCATAATTGACAAAAAACAAGAAGTCATTCTCAAGAAATCGATTATTCCTGTTTCACAATTGGAAGCTTCGGTTTTCTTCGAAAAAAAGACTATTTCTTTGAGTGATAATTTGCAAAACAGCACGTCAGGAATTATTGCCGAACACAAACGTCGCTCGCCTTCTAAAGCAGAAATAAATTATAGCTTTACCGTGGAAGAAGTAACAAAAGGCTATGAAAATGCCGGTGCTTGTGGAATTTCGGTATTAACGGATGGAAAATATTTTGGTGGTTCCTTAGACGATTTACTTTTGGCTAGAGCCACAGTAAATATTCCGCTATTGCGAAAAGAATTCATTGTGGATGAATACCAAATCTTAGAAGCCAAAGCACACGGAGCCGATTTAATTTTGCTCATCGCCGCAGTTTTAACCAGAGACGAAATCAAAAAATTATCTGAATTTGCTAAAAGTTTAGGACTCGAAGTTTTACTGGAAGTGCACAATCAGGAAGAGCTGGAAAAATCGATAATGCCTACATTGGACATGATTGGTGTAAACAACCGCAACCTGAAAACATTTGAAGTAAGTTTGGATTTCAGCAAACAACTGGCAGCTCAAATTCCGAATGATTTTGTAAAAATTTCCGAAAGCGGCATTTCATCAATAGAAGCCATTAACGAACTAAAACCTTACGGCTACAAAGGTTTCCTTATTGGTGAAAACTTTATGAAAACCGACAATGCGGGTAAAGCAGCAACAGAATTTATTTCAAAACTAATTTAA
- the trpD gene encoding anthranilate phosphoribosyltransferase, with the protein MKNILNRLINHEILSKEEAKNVLINISNGSYNSSQISAFLTVYMMRSVSIDELAGFREALLDLCIRADLSAYNTIDLCGTGGDGKDTFNISTLASFVAAGAGIKVAKHGNYGVSSISGSSNVMEKMGIKFSNDADFLERCIDKAGICVLHAPLFHPAMKNVGPIRKELAVKTFFNMLGPMVNPSFPNNQLVGVFNLELARMYAYLYQNTDTNFTILHSLDGYDEVSLTGPTKTITRSMEGMLNPEDFGVSLLAQSEIEGGKTIEESAQMFIDIISGKGSEAQNNVVCANAAMAIATVTKCSALEGFQIAKESLLSGKGLLSLKTLQELSK; encoded by the coding sequence ATGAAAAACATATTAAACAGACTGATCAATCACGAAATACTCTCCAAAGAAGAGGCTAAAAACGTATTAATCAATATCTCCAACGGAAGTTACAATTCGAGTCAAATCTCAGCTTTCCTTACCGTATATATGATGCGCAGTGTCAGTATCGACGAACTTGCGGGTTTTCGGGAAGCCTTATTAGATTTATGTATTCGTGCGGATTTATCGGCTTACAACACCATCGATTTGTGTGGTACCGGTGGTGATGGCAAAGACACTTTCAATATCTCTACTTTGGCCTCATTTGTGGCAGCGGGTGCAGGAATAAAAGTCGCCAAACACGGGAATTATGGTGTTTCTTCTATTTCTGGCTCAAGTAATGTCATGGAAAAAATGGGCATCAAATTTAGTAACGACGCTGATTTCTTGGAACGCTGCATCGACAAAGCAGGGATTTGTGTCTTGCATGCCCCTTTATTTCACCCTGCTATGAAAAACGTAGGTCCTATTCGAAAGGAATTAGCGGTAAAAACCTTTTTTAATATGCTGGGTCCCATGGTGAATCCTTCCTTCCCAAACAATCAATTGGTAGGCGTTTTCAATTTAGAACTGGCCAGAATGTATGCGTATTTATATCAAAATACGGATACCAACTTTACCATTCTTCATTCGCTTGACGGTTATGATGAAGTTTCATTGACTGGACCTACAAAAACAATTACCCGTTCGATGGAAGGAATGTTAAACCCTGAGGATTTTGGTGTTTCTCTTTTGGCGCAAAGCGAAATTGAAGGTGGAAAAACAATCGAAGAATCTGCTCAAATGTTTATTGATATTATTTCCGGTAAAGGAAGCGAAGCTCAAAATAATGTGGTTTGTGCCAATGCTGCTATGGCAATTGCAACGGTTACAAAATGCTCTGCTTTAGAAGGATTTCAAATAGCAAAAGAAAGTTTACTATCCGGAAAAGGACTTTTATCTTTGAAAACATTACAAGAATTAAGCAAATAA
- a CDS encoding anthranilate synthase component II codes for MKKIVVIDNYDSFTYNLVHYLEDLNCEVSVYRNDEFDIEEIERFDKILLSPGPGIPDEAGLLKDVIRKYAPTKSILGVCLGQQAIGEVFGGSLSNLDKVYHGVATKVKTVVDNEILFEGIGNEFEVGRYHSWVVEANLPDVLEATSFDENGQVMSLRHRTFDVRGVQFHPESVLTPNGKKMLENWVKS; via the coding sequence ATGAAAAAAATAGTAGTCATAGACAATTACGATAGCTTTACTTACAATTTAGTGCATTATCTGGAAGATTTAAATTGTGAAGTTAGCGTATACAGAAACGATGAATTTGATATTGAGGAAATTGAACGTTTCGATAAAATATTACTTTCTCCAGGTCCCGGAATTCCGGATGAAGCCGGATTATTGAAAGATGTTATCCGAAAATATGCCCCTACCAAAAGTATTCTCGGAGTCTGCTTGGGACAGCAAGCCATAGGAGAAGTTTTTGGCGGAAGCCTTTCTAATTTGGACAAAGTATATCACGGCGTAGCCACAAAGGTCAAAACGGTAGTTGATAACGAAATACTATTTGAAGGAATCGGAAACGAGTTTGAAGTGGGACGCTACCATTCTTGGGTGGTAGAGGCTAACTTACCCGATGTTCTCGAAGCCACCTCATTTGACGAAAACGGACAAGTAATGTCTTTGAGACACCGAACCTTTGATGTGCGCGGAGTACAATTTCATCCGGAAAGTGTACTGACTCCAAACGGAAAAAAGATGCTGGAAAATTGGGTAAAATCATAG
- a CDS encoding anthranilate synthase component I family protein, with translation MKSYILNTKYKQILADTMTPVSVYFKIRDKFPNSLLLESSDYHGNDNSFSYICCNPIASIKIENETIFKSYPDGTSEKIAINSDTDIPKVIQAFSHQFKSTKNDFKFINNGLFGYISYDAVRYFEKVTIAKKDNSNTIPDVYYAVYQNIIAINHFKNEAYIFCHSLDDTNNISEIEQLLQSRNIASYKFTKEGEGFSNLTDEEFKHNVALAKKHCFRGDVFQLVLSRRFTQGFKGDEFNVYRALRSINPSPYLFFFDYGNFKIFGSSPEAQIIVKNRKAEIHPIAGTFKRTGNDEQDAILAKELSEDKKENSEHVMLVDLARNDLSRNGHDVNVEKYREVQFFSHVIHLVSKVTGHLHDKATTMQVVADTFPAGTLSGAPKHRAMQLIEEYEKTNRNFYGGAIGFMDFEGNFNHAIMIRTFLSKNHQLHSQAGAGIVASSDEESEMQEVYNKLKALNKALDLAETI, from the coding sequence TTGAAATCTTATATCTTAAATACAAAATACAAGCAAATCCTTGCTGATACGATGACACCGGTAAGTGTATATTTCAAAATACGCGATAAGTTCCCAAACAGTTTATTACTTGAAAGTAGTGATTACCATGGGAACGACAACAGTTTTTCCTATATCTGTTGTAATCCTATTGCATCGATAAAGATAGAAAACGAAACCATCTTTAAAAGCTATCCTGATGGCACATCTGAGAAAATAGCAATTAATTCTGATACCGATATTCCAAAAGTAATTCAAGCTTTTTCCCATCAATTCAAGTCCACAAAAAACGATTTCAAATTCATCAATAATGGTTTGTTTGGTTACATTTCCTATGATGCTGTTCGTTATTTCGAAAAAGTAACCATTGCCAAAAAAGACAATAGTAATACCATTCCCGATGTGTACTATGCCGTATACCAAAACATAATTGCCATTAATCATTTTAAAAATGAAGCTTATATTTTTTGCCATAGCCTAGACGACACAAACAACATTTCGGAAATCGAACAATTATTGCAATCCAGAAACATAGCTTCGTATAAGTTTACCAAAGAAGGTGAAGGTTTTTCAAATCTAACCGATGAAGAATTCAAGCACAATGTGGCTTTGGCCAAAAAGCATTGTTTCCGTGGAGATGTTTTCCAATTGGTTTTATCCAGACGTTTCACCCAAGGCTTCAAAGGCGATGAATTTAATGTCTACAGAGCCTTAAGAAGCATTAATCCTTCGCCCTATTTGTTCTTTTTTGATTATGGAAATTTCAAAATATTTGGTTCTTCACCCGAAGCCCAAATTATTGTAAAAAACAGAAAAGCCGAAATTCATCCCATAGCCGGAACCTTCAAGAGAACCGGAAATGACGAGCAAGACGCCATTCTTGCCAAAGAATTATCCGAAGACAAAAAAGAGAACAGCGAACATGTAATGTTAGTCGATTTAGCCAGAAATGATTTGAGCCGAAATGGTCATGACGTAAATGTCGAAAAATACAGAGAAGTACAGTTTTTCTCCCATGTTATTCATTTGGTTTCCAAAGTAACGGGACATTTACATGACAAAGCCACAACCATGCAAGTCGTTGCCGATACTTTTCCAGCAGGAACATTAAGCGGGGCTCCTAAACACCGAGCGATGCAACTGATTGAGGAATATGAGAAAACCAACCGCAACTTTTATGGCGGTGCAATAGGCTTCATGGATTTTGAAGGCAATTTCAATCACGCCATCATGATCAGAACTTTCCTTAGCAAAAACCATCAGTTGCATTCGCAAGCCGGAGCGGGAATCGTAGCCAGTTCAGACGAAGAGAGTGAAATGCAGGAAGTATACAACAAATTAAAGGCGCTAAATAAAGCACTGGATCTAGCAGAAACGATTTAA